One Molothrus ater isolate BHLD 08-10-18 breed brown headed cowbird chromosome 13, BPBGC_Mater_1.1, whole genome shotgun sequence DNA window includes the following coding sequences:
- the LOC118690681 gene encoding immunoglobulin superfamily containing leucine-rich repeat protein: MENNPGPGDGEGTGREEQQQQQQEEEEEEKPRRARERRDRVQRSGDTGAPPADARMRPLLGVLVLVTLLSPGLACPAPCSCSTKKNGRLLAECAYRELRDVPRGLSPNVTILTLSANRLGRLGRASLAEVPELQSLWLGYNHISSVEPGTFAALPHLKNLDLSHNRLADFPWQDLRNLSALQILKLSNNRLAAVPRGALAGLRELRSLWLNDNELATLARGTFEGLPALAQLQLFHNPFNCSCKLFWLKEWVHDTSVVLSRAGSTLCASPARLRGRPVTDIPGALCVPPSAQLTYLSGPAAAGPRDGLTLTLHCSVAGSPPPEIRWQIRTAKRRVDIHGPTVARDGGAKAGRQQRFLAFKNGTMAIPDFGKEDEGTYTCVAVNDVGTRDVSVNVALAGSANPAEELPRDDPQAGHPGGHSCAKGDELDPSGMGEKLVIVYRVSGQARSGAGAWEFHLGILLLALGPLLW, encoded by the exons ATGGAAAACAATCCGGGCCCGGGGGACGGGGAGGGGACGGGccgggaggagcagcagcagcagcagcaggaggaggaggaggaggagaagccgAGGAGggcccgggagcggcgggaCCGAGTCCAGCGGAGCGGGGACACCGGGGCTCCACCGGCG GACGCAAGGATGAGGCCGCTGCTGGGCGTCCTGGTGCTGGTgactctgctgtccccaggcctggccTGTCCCGCGCCGTGCTCCTGCTCCACCAAGAAGAACGGGCGGCTGCTGGCCGAGTGCGCCTACCGCGAGCTGCGGGACGTCCCGCGGGGCCTGTCCCCAAATGTCACCATCCTCACGCTCTCCGCCAACCGCCTGGGCCGCCTGGGCCGCGCCTCGCTGGCCGAGGTGCCCGAGCTGCAGTCGCTGTGGCTGGGCTACAACCACATCTCCTCGGTGGAGCCCGGCACCTTCGCGGCCCTGCCGCACCTCAAGAACCTGGACCTGAGCCACAACCGGCTGGCGGATTTCCCCTGGCAGGACCTGCGCAACCTCAGCGCACTGCAGATCCTCAAGCTCAGCAACAACCGTTTGGCCGCCGTGCCCCGCGGGGCCCTGGCCGGCCTGCGGGAGCTGCGCTCGCTCTGGCTCAACGACAACGAGCTGGCCACGCTGGCCCGCGGCACCTTCGAGGGGCTGCCGGCGCTGGcgcagctgcagctctttcaCAACCCCTTCAACTGCTCCTGCAAGCTCTTCTGGCTCAAGGAGTGGGTGCACGACACCTCGGTGGTGCTCTCCAGGGCCGGCTCCACGCTGTGCGCCTCGCCGGCGCGGCTGCGGGGCCGGCCGGTCACCGACATCCCCGGCGCGCTCTGCGTGCCGCCCTCGGCCCAGCTCACCTACCTGtccggcccggccgcggccgGCCCTCGGGACGGGCTGACGCTGACCCTGCACTGCAGCGTGGCCGGCAGCCCCCCGCCGGAGATCCGCTGGCAGATCCGCACGGCCAAACGCCGCGTGGACATCCACGGGCCCACGGTGGCGCGGGACGGCGGCGCCAAGGCCGGGCGGCAGCAGCGCTTCCTGGCCTTCAAGAACGGCACCATGGCCATCCCCGACTTCGGCAAGGAGGATGAGGGCACCTACACCTGCGTGGCGGTCAACGACGTGGGGACAAGGGACGTGTCTGTCAATGTGGCGCTGGCCGGCTCGGCCAACCCGGCCGAGGAGCTGCCCCGCGATGACCCCCAGGCCGGGCACCCCGGCGGGCACAGCTGCGCCAAGGGGGACGAGCTGGACCCCTCTGGCATGGGCGAGAAGTTGGTCATCGTCTACCGCGTGTCCGGCCAGGCCCGGAGCGGCGCGGGAGCCTGGGAATTCCACCTGGGAattctgctgctggctctggggccGCTGCTCTGGTGA
- the STRA6 gene encoding receptor for retinol uptake STRA6, with translation MAPNGSVGFRDSPLEPGIFLDEDLGSDWYIYESTESAPHDDLFPDAIPECHPTISPHMYHTIMAPISLAVIVALSFLVKRRRLHLSCWNGVPGLLSPGNLLEQDGHRAVAAAVLALLCSELCRLLLDPHPLPLLPPSGTPAGTPTAREFWKVLALLYFPALYLPLLACAAPRHRLGYAAGTLLAWGHCGAQAWHRAQCPLAPKIHQLYSLLSHVPVLLSLSLLSLWYPAQLLRSLRNGDSPEPRISGKSYYRKYLKALLSKRDQKGSSVKIDESLGSRIRSYLLSYIYIPEEGFRIPLKLVVSVTVAVIAVYQVAVLLLVAVVPTLRIVRAGMTKDVVLLLVQFGLVPSRGAAVPGDLEQELRTARHFLWALEVCYICSLVLCCLLTCAMLLRSLGMHRSNLRALYQGAVLDVFSKAHILRPSRESLVCWMAFSSFQAAFACLGLLIQQVIFFLCFVAFTFLVVIPLQLGTSSPLFGIIRNMWPFWLTLVVAVLVQHLLAHFQFLEQHSLQKEITNRRVLYIVTFLLFPTNVLVGAMAAVWRVVISGLYNAVHFCRLDISLLHRGVETFDPGYRTYCHYLRVEVSQCHPLLKAFCFLLLQPGRPEPPAPPRDTQLEEGLQLMHPKHPAPGRARSRRIRARWWVAYTLLHNPSLTASRKTALADPAANGAQLGVPRP, from the exons ATGGCCCCCAATGGCTCCGTGGGATTTCGGGATTCCCCCCTGGAGCCGGGAATTTTCCTGGATGAGGATTTGGGATCCGACTGGTACATCTACGAATCCACGGAGTCTGCACCCCACGATGA cctttttccCGACGCCATCCCGGAATGCCACCCCACAATCTCCCCCCACATGTACCACACCATCATGGCTCCCATTTCC CTGGCCGTGATCGTGGCCTTGTCCTTCCTGGTCAAGCGCCGCCGGCTccacctgagctgctggaacGGCGTCCCGGGATTGCTCAG CCCCGGGAATCTGCTGGAGCAGGACGGGCACCGCGCCGTGGCCGCGGCGGTGCTGGCGCTGCTCTGCTCCGAGCTCTGCCGGCTGCTGCTGGACCCGCacccgctgccgctgctgccgccctcGGGGACACCCGCGGGGACACCCACGGCCCGCG AGTTCTGGAAGGTTCTGGCCCTGCTCTATTTCCCGGCGCTCTACTTGCCCCTGCTGGCCTGCGCTGCCCCCCGGCACCGCCTGGGCTACGCCGCGGGGACCCtgctggcctggggacactgcggggCGCAGGCCTGGCACCGCGCGCAGTGTCCCCTGGCACCCAAG ATCCACCAGCTGTACTCGCTGCTGTCCCATGTCCccgtgctgctgtccctgtccctgctcagcctctggTACCCGGCGCAGCTCCTGCGCAGCCTCCGGAACGGGGACAGCCCCGAGCCGCGG ATTTCCGGGAAAAGCTATTACAGGAAGTACCTCAAGGCCCTGCTGTCCAAGAGGGACCAGAAAGGGAG CTCCGTCAAGATTGATGAGAGCCTCGGCTCCCGGATCCGCTCCTACCTGCTCTCCTACATCTACATTCCTGAGGAAG GATTCCGGATCCCGCTGAAGCTGGTGGTGTCCGTCACCGTGGCCGTCATTGCCGTCTACCAG GTggccgtgctgctgctggtggccgTGGTGCCCACGCTGCGCATTGTCCGGGCGGGGATGACCAAGGacgtggtgctgctgctggtgcagttCGGGCTGGTGCCCTCGCGGGGCGCGGCCGTGCCCGGGgacctggagcaggagctgcgCACGGCCCGGCACTTCCTGTGGGCGCTGGAag TGTGCTACATCTGCTCgctggtgctgtgctgcctgctcaccTGCGCCATGCTGCTCCGCAGCCTGGGCATGCACAG GTCCAACCTGCGGGCGCTGTACCAGGGCGCCGTGCTGGACGTGTTTTCCAAGGCCCACATCCTGCGGCCTTCCCGGGAATCCCTCGTCTGCTGGATGGCCTTCTCCAGCTTCCAGGCGGCCTTCGCCTGCCTGG GTCTCCTGATCCAGCAGgtgattttcttcctctgcttcgTGGCCTTCACCTTCCTGGTGGTGATCCCACTCCAGCTCGGCACCAGCTCCCCACTCTTCGGGATCATCCGGAACATGTg GCCCTTCTGGCTGACCCTGGTGGTGGCCGTGCTCGTGCAGCATCTCCTGGCCCATTTCCAGTTCCtggagcagcattccctgcagaAGGAGATCACCAACAG GCGCGTGCTGTACATCGTcaccttcctgctcttccccacCAACGTCCTGGTGGGCGCCATGGCCGCCGTGTGGCGCGTGGTCATCTCCGGCCTCTACAACGCCGTCCACTTCTGCCGGCTGGACATCAGCCTGCTGCACCGCGGCGTGGAGACCTTCGACCCAG GGTACCGCACCTACTGCCACTACCTGAGGGTGGAGGTCAGCCAGTGCCACCCGCTGCTGAAGGCcttctgcttcctgctgctccagcccggccgcccggagccgccggcaccgccccgggacacacagctggaggaag GCCTCCAGCTGATGCATCCCAAGCATCCGGCTCCGGGAAGAGCGCGGAGCCGGCGGATCCGGGCGCGCTGGTGGGTGGCCTACACGCTCCTGCACAACCCCTCGCTCACCGCTTCCCGAAAAACCGCGCTGGCCGATCCCGCAGCCAACGGCGCCCAGCTCGGCGTTCCCAGGCCCTGA